The following coding sequences are from one Saprospiraceae bacterium window:
- a CDS encoding gliding motility-associated C-terminal domain-containing protein: protein MKIILPYFILLVNLFVITGVVAQPANDNCQKPEKLSDVSKYCSAVGAFTTVGATPSGYGIPSCWNSSNGDVWFSFRAFASDVSITVIGTNIVNNSPGGTLASPQVALYSGVCGGVISELNCGSDATRQGVITIYEGGLIIGQDYLLRIDGLNGASGTFQLCINNYFPPAQAEQDCNRATVICDNSPFVNKSFQGAGLIRDEGKGSCLGEGGGAQASEMQSTWYTWKSTSRCTLTFSIAPLNPGDDIDFALYELPSGLHNCNDKKLLRCNATAPPCSPTGRAPYVTGLSLTERDTTENFNCDAGENAFSKYLVLEKDKYYSLLINNFSATGIGFAMEWGGCDFAGPEPAFTTNPSSGLRCETDFIIQDSSVFEGGRITRYDWNFGKDAIPQTGTGPGPHKVNYFSFGEKFITLTVETDLGCKVTEVRRVFAEPCCEDLPDLLLSVDSVLNTKCHQSNDGAIVVRGELGNPYIDQSTNQSFYLFSLDKENFFPLNKFSNLSPGVYKIYIQDRKGCLDSTNVTITEPPPIIADAGADKTIDLGDEIFVNGSALPNQNYEYEWSGNHDIECKTCQSSKVLPLQEGYLVLKVVDQNGCEGYDSLYIRIIKNYDVFAPNVFSANGDGINDVFTVFGSKAVRSIEYLRIYDRWGEEVYHGANLPLDDPTTGWNGEFRGSKMNPGVFAYVVKVKFIDGFTKEISGEFTLLR, encoded by the coding sequence ATGAAAATTATTCTACCTTATTTTATACTCTTGGTCAACCTGTTTGTAATAACTGGCGTGGTTGCCCAACCTGCTAATGACAATTGTCAAAAGCCCGAAAAATTGAGTGATGTTAGTAAGTATTGCAGTGCAGTCGGAGCCTTTACAACTGTTGGGGCTACGCCTAGTGGTTATGGGATTCCCAGTTGCTGGAACAGTTCAAACGGAGATGTTTGGTTTTCATTCAGAGCCTTCGCCAGTGATGTAAGTATTACCGTTATCGGAACCAATATCGTCAACAATAGTCCTGGTGGAACACTTGCATCCCCTCAGGTAGCTCTTTATTCCGGTGTATGCGGTGGTGTTATCTCCGAATTAAATTGCGGGTCAGATGCTACACGACAAGGTGTAATCACGATCTACGAAGGCGGTCTCATCATTGGGCAGGATTACTTACTGAGGATTGATGGTTTGAACGGAGCTTCAGGTACTTTTCAGCTCTGTATCAATAACTATTTTCCTCCAGCCCAGGCAGAACAAGATTGTAATCGGGCAACCGTCATCTGTGACAACTCTCCTTTTGTCAACAAGAGCTTTCAAGGTGCAGGATTAATTCGTGACGAGGGCAAAGGTAGCTGTCTTGGGGAGGGCGGTGGTGCTCAAGCATCAGAAATGCAGAGCACTTGGTATACCTGGAAATCAACTAGTCGATGTACCCTTACATTTTCAATAGCTCCACTGAATCCAGGAGATGATATTGATTTTGCCTTGTACGAACTACCCTCAGGCCTGCACAACTGTAATGATAAAAAACTGCTTCGTTGTAATGCAACGGCTCCGCCTTGTTCTCCAACAGGTAGAGCGCCATATGTTACAGGGCTAAGTCTCACCGAAAGGGATACAACCGAGAATTTTAATTGCGATGCCGGGGAAAATGCTTTCAGCAAATACCTCGTACTGGAAAAGGACAAATATTATTCTTTATTGATTAACAATTTTTCAGCAACAGGCATTGGTTTTGCTATGGAATGGGGAGGATGCGATTTTGCTGGTCCTGAACCGGCCTTTACTACGAATCCATCTTCAGGTCTTAGATGCGAGACCGATTTTATAATACAGGACAGTTCTGTGTTTGAAGGAGGAAGGATTACCAGGTATGACTGGAATTTTGGGAAGGACGCCATTCCACAGACTGGGACTGGGCCGGGTCCTCATAAAGTGAACTACTTTTCCTTTGGCGAAAAGTTTATCACCCTAACCGTTGAAACTGATTTGGGATGCAAAGTAACTGAGGTGAGGAGAGTTTTTGCTGAACCTTGTTGTGAAGACTTACCGGATTTGCTATTGTCGGTGGATAGTGTCCTGAATACGAAGTGCCATCAATCCAATGACGGTGCAATAGTAGTTAGGGGAGAGTTAGGCAATCCTTACATTGACCAGTCGACCAATCAGTCATTTTATCTTTTTTCCTTAGATAAAGAGAACTTTTTCCCTTTGAATAAATTTTCAAATTTGTCACCCGGGGTGTATAAAATATATATTCAGGATAGAAAAGGCTGCTTGGACTCTACTAATGTCACTATCACAGAGCCACCACCCATCATAGCTGATGCAGGTGCTGACAAAACTATCGATTTGGGTGATGAAATATTCGTCAACGGATCAGCATTGCCTAACCAAAATTACGAATATGAGTGGTCAGGGAATCACGACATTGAATGCAAAACTTGCCAGTCTTCCAAAGTGTTGCCACTTCAGGAAGGATATCTTGTTCTCAAAGTAGTAGATCAGAATGGATGTGAAGGATATGACTCACTATACATTCGTATCATTAAAAATTATGATGTCTTTGCTCCAAATGTATTTTCGGCAAATGGAGATGGAATAAATGATGTGTTTACTGTGTTTGGTAGTAAAGCTGTGAGATCCATTGAATATTTGCGGATTTATGATCGATGGGGAGAGGAAGTTTATCACGGTGCGAACCTTCCATTGGATGACCCTACTACAGGTTGGAATGGTGAGTTCAGAGGAAGTAAAATGAATCCGGGAGTATTTGCTTATGTGGTCAAGGTCAAATTTATCGACGGTTTTACCAAAGAAATTTCAGGGGAGTTTACCTTGTTGCGATGA
- the miaB gene encoding tRNA (N6-isopentenyl adenosine(37)-C2)-methylthiotransferase MiaB, giving the protein MFDESTTLHTLDESRQGEALVFEAEVLRPAGTKYYIESYGCQMNFSDSEIVASILAQQGMMSTRDVTDADLIFLNTCSIREKAEETVRKRLKELSHLKKKKPELLVGVLGCMAERLKSKFLEEERLVDLVVGPDAYRDIGQLVNKAADGDKAVNVFLSREETYADIAPVRLDSNGVTAFISIMRGCDNMCSFCVVPYTRGRERSRDMFSIIAEAEDLFHQGYREVTLLGQNVDSYKWTNPESGRVVTFDQLLEHVAQVNPALRIRFSTSHPKDISDRLIEIMAKYPNICKYIHLPVQSGNSRILELMNRTYDAEWYKNRVSKIYSIMPECAISSDIIAGFCTETETEHNDTLEMMRYARYSMSYMFMYSERPGTPAARKLKDDIPDAIKKFRLNEIIRLQNQLSYEHNNADIGKVFEVLIEGDSKKSAEDFKGRNSQNKMLVFPKKESYRPGDYVKVKVLSASSATLAGIIVE; this is encoded by the coding sequence ATGTTCGACGAAAGTACTACACTTCATACTTTAGATGAATCTCGACAAGGGGAAGCATTGGTCTTTGAAGCCGAAGTGTTGAGGCCGGCAGGGACAAAGTATTATATAGAAAGTTATGGCTGTCAGATGAATTTCAGTGATTCAGAGATAGTCGCATCTATATTGGCCCAACAAGGTATGATGAGTACCAGAGATGTGACAGATGCCGATTTGATCTTTCTGAATACCTGTTCAATAAGGGAGAAAGCAGAGGAGACCGTTCGAAAACGCCTGAAAGAACTTTCTCATCTCAAGAAAAAGAAACCGGAACTACTTGTGGGAGTATTGGGCTGCATGGCGGAGCGACTCAAAAGCAAGTTTCTTGAGGAGGAAAGATTGGTTGACCTTGTAGTCGGCCCAGATGCTTATCGAGACATTGGTCAGTTAGTAAATAAAGCTGCGGATGGGGATAAAGCGGTGAATGTGTTTTTGTCCAGAGAAGAGACATATGCAGATATAGCGCCTGTCAGACTTGATTCTAACGGTGTGACCGCATTTATCTCTATCATGCGTGGCTGCGATAATATGTGCTCATTTTGCGTTGTTCCTTATACTAGAGGAAGAGAGCGAAGCAGAGATATGTTCAGTATTATAGCAGAAGCAGAAGACCTTTTTCATCAAGGCTACCGCGAGGTAACTTTATTAGGTCAAAATGTCGACAGTTATAAATGGACCAACCCGGAATCAGGCCGGGTAGTGACTTTTGATCAACTTCTGGAACATGTAGCACAGGTCAATCCAGCTCTGAGGATCCGCTTTTCAACTTCTCACCCTAAGGATATTTCTGACAGGCTCATAGAGATCATGGCAAAGTATCCGAATATCTGTAAGTATATCCACTTGCCTGTGCAGTCAGGAAATAGCAGAATTTTAGAGTTGATGAATAGGACATACGATGCTGAATGGTATAAAAACCGGGTATCTAAAATCTATTCCATCATGCCGGAGTGCGCCATTTCATCAGACATTATCGCTGGCTTTTGCACTGAAACAGAAACAGAACACAATGATACCTTAGAGATGATGCGTTATGCTCGCTATAGTATGAGCTATATGTTCATGTATTCTGAGAGACCTGGTACACCTGCAGCTCGCAAGTTGAAGGATGATATACCTGATGCAATCAAAAAGTTCAGACTCAATGAAATTATCAGACTACAAAACCAACTCAGTTATGAGCACAATAATGCCGATATCGGCAAGGTGTTTGAAGTTTTAATTGAAGGGGATAGTAAAAAATCGGCTGAAGATTTCAAAGGCCGTAATTCACAAAACAAAATGCTTGTATTTCCTAAAAAAGAATCCTATCGCCCCGGAGACTATGTAAAAGTTAAAGTACTTTCTGCTAGCAGCGCAACATTGGCAGGTATAATCGTAGAATAA
- the purS gene encoding phosphoribosylformylglycinamidine synthase subunit PurS codes for MKQYLASIDIMPHKELLDPQGKTVARNMDHMDLHGISDVRVGKHIEVKFEAADEKSAEKLIHDACQKLLTNVITETYTFQITSA; via the coding sequence ATGAAACAGTATTTGGCTTCAATTGATATTATGCCTCACAAAGAACTACTTGACCCACAGGGTAAAACAGTAGCTAGAAACATGGACCATATGGACCTACATGGTATAAGTGATGTACGAGTGGGAAAGCATATAGAAGTTAAATTTGAAGCAGCGGATGAAAAATCTGCTGAGAAACTTATACATGATGCTTGTCAAAAATTATTGACCAACGTAATCACTGAAACTTATACTTTCCAAATAACTTCTGCCTGA
- a CDS encoding sigma-54-dependent Fis family transcriptional regulator yields MVSDSIQSIKQRFGIIGRSEKLHQALDTAVRVASTDLTVLITGESGTGKEVFSKIIHQLSPRKHNAFIAVNCGAIPAGTINSELFGHEKGSFTGATGERKGYFETADGGTIFLDEIGEMPMDTQAFLLRILESGEFIRVGSSKVLKTNVRVIAATNVNLLEKVNKGKFREDLYYRLNTVPIRIPALKERREDILLLFKKFAKDFAEKYKTSAIELDEKSTEWLLSYPWPGNVRELRNAVEQLSVLSDQKLIHSDQLERIIPDIRSTHLPSLKGDGNDHMSFQEREILYKLLFEMKQDLNQLKSMFFQMAQVNDLEIPNAMMPYKSVMSQPLYNGNSSNWSDEHNYNKEMTESSDKPRIIGKNTEVFHPVEMVEEKLSIEEMEKEMIRKALKKFNGKRKDAADELGISERTLYRKINFYHLDS; encoded by the coding sequence ATGGTAAGCGATTCAATACAAAGTATCAAACAGAGATTTGGGATCATAGGTCGATCCGAAAAGCTCCACCAGGCACTCGACACTGCTGTCCGGGTGGCTTCCACTGATCTTACAGTTTTAATCACGGGAGAAAGCGGAACCGGGAAAGAAGTTTTTTCAAAGATCATCCACCAGCTCAGTCCAAGAAAGCACAATGCTTTCATTGCTGTAAACTGCGGCGCAATCCCTGCCGGGACAATTAACTCAGAGTTGTTTGGTCACGAAAAAGGATCTTTCACCGGCGCTACGGGGGAAAGAAAAGGTTATTTTGAAACCGCTGATGGAGGTACTATTTTTCTCGATGAAATTGGAGAAATGCCGATGGACACCCAAGCCTTTCTATTGCGTATATTAGAATCGGGTGAATTCATAAGAGTAGGATCCTCTAAAGTGCTCAAAACCAATGTCAGGGTCATAGCTGCCACCAATGTCAATCTCTTGGAGAAGGTAAACAAAGGAAAGTTTCGAGAAGATCTATATTACCGACTGAATACAGTTCCAATTAGAATTCCGGCCCTCAAGGAAAGGAGAGAAGATATCTTACTGCTTTTCAAAAAGTTCGCTAAGGATTTTGCAGAAAAGTACAAGACATCGGCAATTGAGCTGGATGAGAAAAGTACTGAGTGGTTGCTCTCTTATCCCTGGCCCGGCAATGTCCGCGAATTGAGAAATGCAGTCGAACAACTCTCTGTGTTGAGCGATCAGAAACTCATCCATTCTGACCAATTGGAAAGAATAATTCCAGATATACGTAGTACCCATCTTCCAAGTTTGAAGGGTGATGGAAATGATCATATGAGCTTTCAGGAAAGGGAAATCTTGTACAAGTTGCTCTTTGAGATGAAGCAAGATCTCAATCAACTCAAAAGCATGTTTTTTCAAATGGCACAGGTCAATGACCTTGAAATTCCCAATGCGATGATGCCTTATAAAAGTGTGATGTCCCAACCTCTGTACAATGGCAATTCATCGAACTGGTCTGATGAGCATAATTACAATAAAGAAATGACGGAGAGCTCAGACAAGCCAAGGATTATAGGAAAAAATACAGAAGTCTTCCATCCTGTAGAAATGGTAGAAGAGAAACTTTCTATTGAAGAAATGGAAAAGGAAATGATCCGAAAAGCTTTGAAAAAATTCAATGGAAAAAGGAAAGATGCCGCTGATGAACTGGGGATATCAGAGCGGACGTTATATAGAAAAATCAACTTCTACCATCTAGACTCATGA
- a CDS encoding CDP-alcohol phosphatidyltransferase family protein, protein MFSLPNLLTLINLSSGLVGTHAVFSGQPKTGAICILIGLIADLFDGYLARLLKKEGPFGVQLDSFADLVTFGILPGVFVLLQLQKTLPAELSYLAFLGFMIPVFSALRLARFNINTDLTPSDFQGVPTPVVAVFFGGIMLATPHILSDNPWILLAFSSFWSFMMISVFSIIKFIPTTLWFRKHWPLWLLFLCAAFFLYQSPGLIFSAWMLFYVLYSFYFFLLNKNKLRQ, encoded by the coding sequence ATGTTTTCACTGCCCAACCTTCTCACACTGATCAACCTATCCAGCGGATTGGTGGGAACTCATGCCGTATTTAGCGGGCAGCCCAAAACCGGAGCTATTTGTATTCTAATCGGGCTCATTGCTGATCTGTTTGATGGATATCTGGCAAGATTATTGAAAAAAGAGGGTCCGTTTGGAGTTCAGTTGGACTCATTTGCCGATCTGGTAACGTTTGGGATACTACCTGGGGTGTTTGTGCTTTTACAACTCCAGAAAACTCTGCCAGCTGAATTAAGCTACCTTGCTTTTTTGGGATTCATGATTCCAGTTTTCAGCGCGCTGAGACTTGCTCGATTCAACATCAATACGGACTTAACCCCTTCAGATTTTCAAGGAGTGCCCACACCTGTAGTAGCTGTATTTTTTGGAGGTATTATGTTGGCGACTCCGCATATCTTATCCGACAATCCGTGGATACTTTTGGCATTTTCTTCATTTTGGTCTTTCATGATGATCAGTGTGTTTTCAATCATAAAATTTATTCCGACAACATTGTGGTTCCGCAAACATTGGCCGCTATGGTTGTTATTTCTATGTGCTGCATTTTTTTTGTATCAGTCCCCTGGATTGATTTTCAGTGCATGGATGTTATTCTATGTATTATATAGTTTTTACTTTTTTCTTTTGAATAAAAATAAACTTCGTCAATAA
- a CDS encoding HlyC/CorC family transporter: MGTFLLILFFLALTAFFSGSEIAFVSANKLAIEIKKSRGSSSGKILSIFFDNADEFISVMMVGLNISLVTLSYLLTDFFTSTLHFLPVREGVLILLNTFLVTLVILVFGEFFPKALFRLYANDILIPLAYPLYFFYKLLSWPARFLSWISSFIIRRVLGASMEKNQQRFNTMDLEHFIQGQVHISDEVIDADIFKNALNLRQIKVKNCMIPRTEIVAIDVQESLADLRQVFSESSLSKIIVIDGDIDNVLGYIHHQQMFKEHKTIKAMVMDMPFVPETLNVYDLMLRMNKLRISMACVVDEFGGTSGIITLEDILEEIFGEIEDEHDKEEFIEEVVSPYEFVFSGRLELSYLKQEFDIDLPPGEYQTLSGYIVTQSGNIPEQGDEFIWDNYKFILESVSDTRIERVRIVKQN, encoded by the coding sequence ATGGGGACTTTTCTATTGATATTATTTTTTCTGGCCTTGACAGCTTTCTTTTCAGGTTCAGAGATCGCTTTCGTCAGTGCAAACAAACTTGCTATCGAAATTAAAAAAAGTCGAGGGAGTAGTAGCGGAAAAATACTTTCTATATTCTTTGACAATGCAGACGAATTTATATCGGTGATGATGGTGGGATTGAATATTTCATTGGTTACTCTGTCCTACCTCCTCACAGATTTTTTTACGAGCACTTTACATTTTCTTCCTGTCCGTGAAGGAGTTTTGATTTTATTGAATACATTTCTTGTCACCTTAGTGATATTAGTTTTTGGGGAGTTTTTCCCAAAAGCACTTTTTAGATTGTATGCAAATGATATTCTGATTCCTCTTGCTTATCCATTGTATTTTTTTTATAAACTTTTATCATGGCCGGCACGATTTTTATCATGGATTTCATCTTTTATCATACGTAGAGTGTTGGGTGCTTCTATGGAGAAAAATCAACAGCGATTCAATACCATGGATCTGGAGCATTTTATCCAGGGGCAGGTGCATATCTCGGATGAAGTCATTGACGCAGATATTTTTAAAAATGCGCTCAATCTCAGACAAATTAAGGTTAAAAATTGTATGATACCTCGTACTGAGATCGTCGCGATTGACGTACAGGAAAGTCTTGCTGATTTGCGTCAGGTATTTTCCGAATCAAGTTTATCCAAGATTATAGTAATTGATGGTGATATCGACAATGTTTTAGGTTACATTCATCATCAACAAATGTTTAAGGAGCACAAGACGATAAAGGCCATGGTGATGGATATGCCATTTGTTCCGGAAACTTTGAATGTTTATGATTTGATGTTGCGGATGAATAAATTGAGAATTTCAATGGCTTGTGTTGTGGATGAATTTGGTGGCACATCCGGCATCATTACACTGGAAGATATTTTGGAAGAAATATTTGGTGAGATCGAAGATGAACACGATAAGGAGGAGTTCATTGAAGAAGTCGTTTCGCCTTATGAATTTGTTTTTTCAGGAAGACTCGAATTGTCATATCTCAAACAAGAATTTGATATTGATTTGCCACCGGGAGAATACCAGACCTTATCAGGTTATATAGTGACGCAAAGTGGTAATATTCCGGAACAGGGTGATGAATTCATTTGGGATAATTATAAATTTATTTTAGAATCAGTAAGTGATACAAGAATTGAAAGAGTGCGCATCGTGAAGCAGAATTAA
- the rsmI gene encoding 16S rRNA (cytidine(1402)-2'-O)-methyltransferase, with the protein MLYLVPTPIGNLGDMTMRAIQTLKEVDLILVEDTRVSKTLLRNFDISTPYKSFHLNNEHKSVETIIHELQSGKKIALISDAGSPAISDPGFLLVRACRQEGMEVIALPGATALIPAISASGLPCEKFFFQGFLPTKKGRATQLKFLSKLPVTIVIYESPHRIVKTIAELKEIFGKDRDCSIAKEISKLYEKYFNGSLEEVYQQLVQIPKMHGEFVLCIGPATNLKSALKQQFTDDDE; encoded by the coding sequence ATGTTGTATTTGGTTCCTACTCCGATTGGAAATCTTGGTGACATGACAATGAGGGCAATCCAAACCCTCAAGGAAGTAGATTTGATACTTGTAGAAGATACAAGAGTGAGCAAAACTTTACTCAGGAACTTTGACATTTCTACTCCATACAAATCATTTCATCTCAACAATGAACACAAATCTGTAGAAACAATCATCCATGAACTGCAAAGTGGCAAAAAAATAGCATTGATCTCAGATGCAGGATCTCCTGCAATTTCTGATCCAGGATTCTTGTTGGTACGCGCATGCAGACAAGAAGGAATGGAAGTAATTGCTTTGCCCGGCGCCACTGCACTTATTCCGGCAATCAGCGCATCCGGATTGCCTTGTGAAAAATTTTTTTTCCAAGGTTTCTTACCCACTAAAAAAGGTCGAGCAACCCAACTGAAGTTTTTATCTAAACTTCCAGTCACTATAGTCATTTATGAATCTCCACATCGCATTGTCAAAACTATAGCAGAATTAAAAGAAATCTTTGGCAAAGACCGCGATTGCAGTATTGCAAAGGAAATCAGTAAATTGTATGAAAAATATTTTAATGGTAGTTTGGAAGAGGTTTATCAGCAACTAGTTCAAATACCTAAGATGCATGGTGAATTTGTCCTTTGCATTGGGCCTGCTACAAATTTAAAATCTGCTTTGAAACAGCAATTTACTGATGATGACGAATAG
- the lptC gene encoding LPS export ABC transporter periplasmic protein LptC, whose protein sequence is MIVFLYSCKEERKEWSDEEAASYADKEYIENVKIIYSDSGNIVIKIKAPLMIRHTKLNEHKEEFPNGFLAEFYDKKNVLQNTLSSKYAIRSLESRTTTMQDSVYFINNRGETMHSAELIWDEREGKLYTDKFVRVTRKDEIIQGYGFETDEKFQKSTMKYIDAQIPASKLIKPDVLK, encoded by the coding sequence TTGATAGTTTTTTTGTATTCCTGCAAAGAAGAGAGAAAAGAATGGTCCGATGAAGAAGCTGCCAGCTATGCCGACAAGGAGTATATCGAAAATGTAAAAATTATCTATAGTGATTCAGGAAATATCGTGATCAAAATCAAAGCACCTTTGATGATACGTCACACAAAACTCAATGAACACAAAGAGGAATTTCCAAATGGTTTTCTTGCTGAGTTTTATGATAAAAAAAATGTGTTACAAAATACACTCAGCTCTAAGTATGCTATTCGGAGTTTGGAAAGCAGAACCACTACCATGCAGGACAGTGTTTACTTTATCAATAACAGGGGAGAAACCATGCATAGTGCCGAGTTGATCTGGGATGAAAGAGAAGGCAAACTTTACACCGACAAATTCGTAAGGGTAACAAGAAAAGATGAAATCATTCAAGGGTATGGTTTCGAAACTGATGAGAAATTCCAGAAGAGTACAATGAAATATATTGATGCTCAAATTCCTGCGTCAAAACTTATCAAACCAGATGTGCTGAAATAA
- a CDS encoding glucose-1-phosphate thymidylyltransferase, translating to MKAIIPVAGAGTKLRPLTYTQPKPLIPVAGKPIISFILDQLILTETEEFIFVIGYMGEKIKAYVQEYYPKIKKSFILQEDRMGLGQAIHSCQPLINPGDEVIIQLGDSILDMDYQVISNSRHSTLAVRKVSDPRNFGVVELNDKGYVMRLVEKPLIPKSNLALVGLYFIKEFGNLFEALDYNIRNNLKTRDEFHLTDGLMRMVEQGHILDTMEVRNWFDCGKKEVLLQNNAILLERQHDESRIYDFPGTIIVPPVSIGKNCTIKNSIIGPSVTIGDSAQIEHAILKDAIIGNFTVIADLVLNHSIIGNDAVIRGKFQSFNIGDNTEIDMV from the coding sequence ATGAAAGCCATCATCCCAGTTGCCGGTGCGGGCACTAAACTAAGACCGCTCACATATACTCAACCCAAGCCCCTCATTCCGGTAGCAGGCAAACCCATCATTTCATTTATCCTTGACCAATTGATCCTGACAGAAACCGAAGAATTTATTTTTGTCATCGGATACATGGGTGAAAAAATAAAAGCTTATGTACAAGAGTATTATCCTAAGATCAAAAAAAGTTTTATCCTCCAGGAAGACAGAATGGGTTTGGGACAAGCGATACATTCTTGTCAACCTCTTATAAATCCGGGCGACGAAGTCATTATTCAGCTAGGTGACTCGATATTGGATATGGATTATCAGGTAATCAGCAATTCGAGGCACTCCACTCTTGCAGTGAGAAAAGTTTCTGATCCTCGCAATTTTGGTGTGGTAGAACTCAACGATAAAGGCTATGTCATGCGCCTTGTCGAAAAACCATTGATACCAAAAAGCAATCTCGCCCTGGTAGGTTTATACTTCATCAAAGAGTTTGGAAACTTATTTGAAGCACTGGACTATAACATCAGAAATAATCTCAAAACTCGAGATGAATTTCATCTTACGGATGGTTTGATGAGAATGGTCGAACAAGGACATATTTTGGATACTATGGAAGTAAGGAATTGGTTTGATTGTGGTAAAAAAGAAGTCCTTTTGCAGAATAATGCCATACTATTGGAAAGGCAACACGATGAGTCCAGAATTTATGATTTTCCAGGAACCATTATTGTACCTCCTGTAAGCATTGGAAAAAACTGTACAATAAAAAATTCAATTATTGGACCGTCAGTGACCATCGGTGATTCAGCACAAATTGAACATGCCATATTAAAGGACGCAATTATTGGCAATTTCACCGTGATAGCCGATCTGGTACTCAATCACTCCATCATTGGAAATGATGCCGTGATACGAGGAAAATTTCAAAGTTTTAATATTGGGGATAACACAGAAATAGACATGGTGTAA
- a CDS encoding type 2 isopentenyl-diphosphate Delta-isomerase translates to MMTNSGDRKKDHLDLAKASQVNFNLKDDRFDYDPINGIHPTTEDEIHIHLAGADLKFPLWISSMTGGTEHSRIINQRLAEVCAEFGLGMGLGSCRKILTNPETFDDFNVRKFIGNQPLYANLGIVQVHESIKNGSWHLVEDMVSRLEANGLIIHVNPLQEWMQKEGDRMSETALETILKAIEYSKFPLIVKEVGQGMSKSALLSLLSLPLAAIEFGAFGGTNFSKLESLRTNDENYFEPICFVGHDAEEMTQSCNQIFVEYPEISGKNLRLIISGGVQNFLDGYYLTSLSKIPAMYGQAAPFLYAATESYEKLREYTKAQINGFLLAKQFLKLKKSANG, encoded by the coding sequence ATGATGACGAATAGTGGAGATCGAAAGAAAGACCATCTTGATCTGGCGAAAGCATCTCAGGTGAATTTTAACTTGAAAGATGACAGATTTGACTATGATCCAATAAATGGAATACATCCTACAACAGAGGATGAAATTCATATTCATTTAGCTGGAGCGGATTTGAAATTTCCATTATGGATTTCCAGCATGACAGGAGGTACCGAACATTCCAGAATCATTAATCAAAGGTTGGCAGAAGTGTGTGCTGAGTTTGGACTGGGAATGGGACTGGGATCATGTCGCAAAATTCTGACAAATCCTGAGACGTTTGATGATTTTAATGTTCGAAAATTTATAGGGAATCAACCTTTGTACGCAAATCTCGGAATAGTTCAAGTACATGAATCCATAAAGAATGGAAGTTGGCATCTTGTTGAAGATATGGTATCTAGACTAGAGGCTAATGGGCTGATCATTCACGTTAACCCGCTTCAAGAATGGATGCAAAAAGAAGGTGATCGAATGAGCGAAACAGCATTGGAAACCATTCTTAAAGCCATTGAATATTCAAAATTTCCATTGATAGTCAAAGAGGTTGGTCAAGGCATGAGCAAGTCGGCTCTTTTATCTTTACTTTCATTACCACTTGCAGCGATTGAATTTGGTGCTTTCGGAGGGACAAATTTTTCAAAATTAGAATCATTGCGGACAAATGATGAAAACTATTTTGAACCAATTTGTTTTGTTGGCCATGATGCAGAAGAAATGACGCAATCTTGCAATCAAATTTTTGTTGAATATCCAGAGATATCAGGTAAAAATCTGAGACTGATTATCTCCGGTGGTGTTCAGAATTTTCTGGATGGATACTATCTGACTTCCTTGAGTAAAATTCCTGCGATGTACGGACAAGCAGCCCCTTTCTTGTATGCGGCAACTGAGAGTTATGAAAAACTCCGGGAATATACAAAGGCTCAAATAAATGGTTTTTTGTTAGCCAAACAGTTTCTCAAACTTAAAAAATCCGCAAATGGCTGA